From Glycine max cultivar Williams 82 chromosome 11, Glycine_max_v4.0, whole genome shotgun sequence, the proteins below share one genomic window:
- the LOC112998383 gene encoding putative calcium-binding protein CML19 codes for MRMNTEFERVLKYFDEDGDGKISPCELRNRLGMIGGELLAKDAEKLIEELDSDGDGFLSLEDFVKLMEAAGEDEKLKDLEEAFEMYNDTEMFGFITPKSLQRMLGRLGESKSMEQCTTMIGHFDLNGDGLLCFDEFRVMMQ; via the coding sequence ATGAGGATGAACACAGAGTTTGAGCGTGTTCTTAAGTATTTTGATGAGGATGGGGATGGTAAGATTTCTCCATGTGAGCTTAGGAACCGGCTAGGCATGATTGGTGGTGAGTTGTTGGCCAAAGATGCTGAAAAGTTGATTGAGGAGTTGGATTCTGATGGTGATGGGTTTTTGAGTTTGGAAGATTTTGTGAAACTTATGGAGGCAGCTGGGGAAGACGAGAAGTTGAAGGATTTGGAAGAAGCTTTTGAGATGTACAATGACACTGAAATGTTTGGGTTTATTACTCCCAAAAGCTTGCAAAGGATGCTGGGTAGGTTAGGAGAATCAAAATCCATGGAGCAATGCACAACTATGATTGGCCACTTTGATTTGAATGGAGATGGCCTGCTTTGCTTTGATGAATTTAGAGTCATGATGCAGTGA